Proteins from one Strix uralensis isolate ZFMK-TIS-50842 unplaced genomic scaffold, bStrUra1 scaffold_250, whole genome shotgun sequence genomic window:
- the BICRA gene encoding BRD4-interacting chromatin-remodeling complex-associated protein isoform X1 yields the protein MCRCLAGSWLRSPCGDVWETPRRLLLKHHVDMDDEDGRCLLDVICDPQALNDFLHGSEKIDSDDLLDNTGDAASAFFEGAGLHVQEASGNHLSTEPSQPTTSVDLDFLEDDILGSPASAGANLPNSEQPCDILQQSLQEANITEQTLEAEAELDLGSFQLPTLQPVVQAGSDGAPQIFSGGADLIGLQQPAVLTHQALVQQSVGAEVVNKTISVQPFLQQVGLGNVTIQPISNLQGLPNGSPGGTLGIGPIQVVGQQVMAINQPAQQIIAKQVQPSGVATMPVGSYITQTAPEQQQVTLASTGVSPQNAGLVIQKNVPTVATTTLNGNSMFGNVSGTQGSQPLTVTSNLSSPLVQAQNVIIHRTPTPIQPKPAGVLQQKLYQITPKPFGPNNTTLTIQNEAALQQQKAQQNLTFMAGKPGQNVVLSGFPQGLPANVFKQPPPQQQALSKPMSVHLLNQSSSIVIPAQHVPQAMLQGQNQFLLPGQLAGASAVQLPQQLSALPANMGGQILTTSHPGGQAHIITSQGPGGQLITNQALPAQILTNQNIAGQLNLGQVLTSQNAHGTAHILSAPIQLQPGQVGQPALFQMPVSLAGSLTTQSQPSVATSLGQTGQTVIQGVTLPNQVAMLNATENLGQAVSIQTSATSQSLGLGQPQPASGASLLPATDQSSILTVQTAAQPPAPLQLNVPPPPPPPPAQQPGTSQPSPSLASSPEKIILGQAAAGPVINQDSMQMFLQQLPAGQQKLPGASPSPSPSLPPPPLGESPQLSAAHLPQIQSPHPSRPPSQPQPLSRPPSRPHSRPPSQPQTLSRPPSEPLSRSCTPQAPVPGLYVIQNQLASSPLGGGQHPLRPPSQPPFQPPPAEPPAPTSLPVPLPTPAEAQHAPSPHFQLQFPPQGQIKPPTPTHTLHLTTEQPRNFPMVPNQFPTLPAAPNPAPQPKQILDRFQQVPQGIILQAKQQPPSSQASPALAQFSGTQGGTGTGTTAAPTHGHAPAALPPASAGITAPVPAESKTLSGVSTPISAGKGAAAPGKSGTPLAIQQPVQTKPGVISSVSGLNLAKGPLQIQVVGKGLSQLVPSVPGQGQQLYDSKLGLKKAPTLQPSKEACFLEQLHKHQGAVLHPDYKTPFRSFDDALQRLLPYHVYQGMLPSEQDCRKVDEEFEVVSTQLLKRTQAMLNKYRLLLLEESRRVSPSAEMVMIDRMFIQEEKTMLALDKQLAKEKPDEYVSSSSRLQGHPPAAAPASSSSSSSSSSGSTPTPENPKLPLAPSAPPLHPTKLVIKHSGGSPSVTWAKASPSLDGDEDALPSRSKPPIKTYEARSRIGLKLKIKQEAGLSKVVHNTALDPVHQPPAAACRVIKGPPDPPPPPPPPPPSAAAGQMNGTVDHVGAAAAAPPAEKKPVVTYCRLPLRKTYRENVDAPAAEKPDGGSNKPDRPPLPAAAAKPEDGPRGVITSRKSHDGPSGKNRPEENPKLLFLNRGDTRSLVVQPKGDDGAGGLMKELAEVEDEFYRGMIKPEPPDQELTWEVPLPPAKRRKSESFEVDNASFSSDSPQDDSLNEHLQSAIDSILNLQQPQAGAQNVRTPSSSYNSSSSPFSSPVHRTDAYLAPNHNGGLGARTLNR from the exons ATTGACAGTGATGATCTCCTGGACAACACAGGAGATGCAGCCAGTGCCTTTTTTGAAGGTGCTGgg CTGCACGTCCAAGAGGCCTCTGGCAACCACCTGAGCACTGAGCCGAGCCAACCCACCACCAGCGTGGACCTCGATTTTTTGGAAGATGACATCCTGGGCTCGCCGGCCAGCGCCGGGGCGAACTTGCCCAACTCGGAGCAACCCTGCGACATCCTCCAGCAGAGCCTTCAAGAGGCCAATATCACCGAGCAGACGCTGGAGGCTGAGGCCGAGCTGGATCTGGGTTCTTTCCAGTTGCCCACCCTTCAGCCTGTGGTGCAGGCGGGCTCCGACGGCGCCCCGCAGATCTTTTCTGGCGGCGCCGACCTCATCGGCTTGCAGCAACCCGCCGTCCTGACGCACCAGGCTTTGGTGCAGCAGTCGGTGGGCGCCGAGGTGGTCAACAAAACCATCAGTGTTCAACCTTTCCTTCAACAAGTTGGGTTGGGCAACGTCACCATCCAACCCATCTCTAATCTTCAGGGTTTGCCCAACGGTAGCCCTGGGGGGACACTGGGCATCGGGCCTATCCAAGTAGTTGGCCAACAAGTGATGGCCATCAATCAGCCGGCCCAACAGATCATCGCCAAGCAGGTTCAGCCCTCGGGAGTGGCCACCATGCCAGTGGGCAGCTACATCACCCAAACGGCGCCCGAGCAGCAGCAGGTCACACTGGCCTCCACGGGGGTTTCTCCGCAAAACGCCGGCCTCGTCATCCAAAAGAACGTACCGACGGTGGCCACCACGACGCTCAACGGCAACTCCATGTTCGGCAACGTCTCGGGGACCCAGGGCTCCCAACCGCTCACCGTCACCTCCAACCTGAGCAGCCCTTTGGTGCAGGCCCAGAACGTCATCATCCACCGGACGCCCACCCCAATTCAACCCAAACCCGCCGGCGTCCTGCAGCAGAAGCTCTACCAGATCACCCCCAAACCCTTCGGCCCCAACAACACCACCTTGACCATCCAGAACGAAGCCGCCCTGCAGCAGCAAAAGGCCCAACAGAACTTGACCTTCATGGCCGGCAAACCCGGGCAGAACGTGGTGCTGTCGGGCTTCCCCCAGGGCCTCCCTGCCAACGTCTTCAagcagccgccgccgcagcaACAAGCCCTCAGCAAACCCATGAGCGTCCACCTGCTAAACCAGAGCAGCAGCATCGTCATCCCGGCGCAGCACGTCCCCCAGGCCATGCTGCAGGGTCAAAACCAGTTCTTGCTCCCCGGGCAACTGGCGGGGGCTTCCGCCGTGCAGCTCCCGCAGCAGCTCTCCGCCTTGCCGGCAAACATGGGGGGACAAATCCTGACCACCTCGCACCCCGGCGGGCAAGCCCACATCATCACGAGCCAAGGGCCCGGCGGGCAACTGATCACCAACCAAGCTTTGCCGGCGCAGATCCTCACCAACCAGAACATCGCCGGCCAGCTGAACCTGGGCCAGGTTCTCACCTCCCAGAACGCCCACGGCACCGCTCACATCCTCTCGGCCCCCATCCAGCTCCAACCCGGGCAAGTGGGCCAGCCGGCGCTTTTCCAGATGCCCGTTTCCTTGGCTGGCAGTTTGACCACTCAAAGCCAACCCTCCGTAGCCACTTCTTTAGGCCAAACTGGCCAAACGGTGATCCAGGGTGTGACGTTACCCAACCAGGTGGCCATGCTCAACGCCACCGAGAACCTGGGCCAGGCCGTCAGCATCCAAACCTCGGCTACTAGCCAGAGCCTGGGCCTCGGCCAGCCCCAACCGGCCTCGGGAGCCAGCTTGTTGCCCGCCACCGACCAATCCTCCATCCTCACCGTCCAAACCGCCGCTCAACCGCCCGCCCCGCTGCAGCTCAAcgtcccgccgccgcctccgccgccgcccgcccagcAGCCAGGGacttcccagcccagccccagcctggcctccAGCCCAGAGAAGATCATCCTGGGCCAGGCGGCCGCCGGACCCGTCATCAACCAGGACTCCATGCAGATGTTCCTGCAGCAG TTACCCGCAGGGCAGCAGAAGCTCCCTGGAGcctccccgtccccgtccccttcgctacctcctcctcccctggGGGAGAGCCCGCAGCTCTCGGCCGCCCACCTCCCCCAAATTCaatccccccacccctcccgtcCCCCTTCCCAACCCCAACCCCTCTCCCGCCCCCCATCCCGTCCCCACTCGCGTCCCCCTTCCCAACCTCAGACCCTCTCCCGGCCCCCCTCGGAGCCGCTTTCCCGCTCCTGCACCCCGCAAGCCCCCGTGCCGGGCCTCTACGTCATCCAAAACCAATTAGCCTCGTCCCCCCtcgggggggggcagcacccttTGCGCCCCCCCTCCCAACCCCCTTTCCAACCGCCGCCGGCGGAACCCCCCGCGCCGACATCTCTCCCCGTCCCGCTGCCGACGCCAGCGGAGGCCCAACACGCTCCTTCCCCCCATTTCCAACTGCAGTTTCCCCCCCAGGGGCAAATCAAACCCCCCACTCCCACCCACACTCTCCATTTAACCACGGAGCAACCCCGGAACTTCCCGATGGTCCCAAACCAATTCCCGACCCTCCCGGCCGCCCCCAACCCCGCTCCTCAGCCGAAGCAAATCCTGGACAGGTTCCAGCAG GTGCCGCAGGGGATCATCCTGCAAGCGaagcagcagccccccagcagccaGGCGTCCCCCGCGCTCGCCCAGTTCAGCGGCACgcagggggggacggggacggggacaaCGGCAGCCCCCACGCACGGCCACgcgcccgccgccctcccgcccgccTCCGCAG GTATTACCGCCCCGGTTCCTGCAGAGAGTAAAACCTTATCTGGCGTTTCCACCCCGATTTCTGCCGGGAAAGGGGCTGCGGCCCCGGGGAAGTCAGGAACTCCTCTCGCCATACAGCAGCCAGTTCAG ACAAAGCCCGGCGTCATCAGTTCCGTCTCGGGCCTGAACCTGGCCAAAGGGCCGCTGCAGATCCAGGTGGTGGGGAAGGGCCTGTCGCAGCTTGTGCCCTCggtccccgggcagggccagcagctg TACGACTCCAAGCTCGGCCTGAAGAAAGCCCCGACACTACAGCCCAGCAAGGAAGCTTG tttcctGGAGCAGCTGCACAAGCACCAGGGCGCGGTGCTGCACCCCGACTACAAGACGCCGTTCCGCTCCTTCGACGACGCTTTGCAGCGGCTCCTGCCCTACCACGTCTACCAGGGGATGCTCCCCTCGGAGCAGGACTGCAGGAAGG TGGACGAGGAGTTCGAAGTGGTGTCCACCCAGCTGCTAAAGCGCACGCAAGCCATGCTCAACAAGTACCGCCTGCTGCTCCTGGAGGAGTCTCGG agGGTCAGCCCTTCCGCGGAGATGGTGATGATCGACCGCATGTTCATCCAGGAGGAAAAGACCATGTTGGCGCTCGACAAGCAGCTGGCCAAGGAGAAACCAG ACGAATACGTCTCCTCGTCGTCCCGCttgcagggccacccccctgcgGCGGccccggcctcctcctcctcctcctcttcctcctcctccggctcaACCCCGACCCCCGAGAACCCGAAGCTGCCCCTggccccctccgcgccccccctgcaccccaccaAACTGGTGATCAAACACAGCGGGGGCTCCCCCTCGGTCACCTGGGCCAAGGCCTCCCCCTCGCTGGACGGCGACGAGGACGCGCTGCCCTCGCGCAGCAAACCCCCCATCAAAACCTACGAGGCGCGGAGCCGCATCGGCCTTAAGCTCAAGATTAAGCAGGAAGCCGGGCTTAGCAAAGTGGTCCACAACACCGCGCTCGACCCCGTCCACCaaccccccgccgccgcctgccgcGTCATCAAAGGCCCCCCCGatccgccccccccgccgccgccgccgccgccctcggcCGCCGCGGGGCAGATGAACGGAACCGTCGACCACGTCGGTGCCGCCGCGGCGGCTCCTCCCGCCGAGAAAAAACCCGTCGTCACCTACTGCCGCCTGCCGCTGCGCAAAACCTACCGCGAGAACGTCGACGCGCCGGCGGCCGAGAAACCCGACGGCGGCTCCAACAAACCCGacagaccccccctccccgccgccgccgccaaaCCCGAGGACGGACCCCGCGGCGTCATCACGTCGCGCAAGAGCCACGACGGCCCCTCGGGGAAGAACCGGCCGGAGGAAAACCCCAAACTCCTCTTCCTCAACCGCGGCGACACTCGGTCTTTGGTCGTCCAACCCAAAGGCGACGACGGCGCCGGCGGGTTGATGAAAGAACTGGCGGAAGTCGAGGACGAGTTTTATCGCGGGATGATTAAACCCGAACCTCCGGATCAAGAACTTACCTGGGAGGTTCCGTTGCCGCCGGCGAAACGGAGAAAATCCGAATCCTTCGAGGTGGACAACGCCAGTTTCTCCAGCGACAGCCCCCAGGACGATTCCCTCAACGAGCACCTCCAGAGCGCCATCGACAGCATCCTCAACCTGCAGCAACCTCAGGCCGGGGCCCAGAACGTCCGGACGCCTTCCTCCTCGTACAACTCCTCTTCCTCGCCCTTCTCCTCGCCCGTCCACCGGACGGACGCCTACCTTGCCCCCAATCACAACGGTGGCCTTGGCGCCAGGACGTTGAACAGATAA
- the BICRA gene encoding BRD4-interacting chromatin-remodeling complex-associated protein isoform X2: protein MCRCLAGSWLRSPCGDVWETPRRLLLKHHVDMDDEDGRCLLDVICDPQALNDFLHGSEKLHVQEASGNHLSTEPSQPTTSVDLDFLEDDILGSPASAGANLPNSEQPCDILQQSLQEANITEQTLEAEAELDLGSFQLPTLQPVVQAGSDGAPQIFSGGADLIGLQQPAVLTHQALVQQSVGAEVVNKTISVQPFLQQVGLGNVTIQPISNLQGLPNGSPGGTLGIGPIQVVGQQVMAINQPAQQIIAKQVQPSGVATMPVGSYITQTAPEQQQVTLASTGVSPQNAGLVIQKNVPTVATTTLNGNSMFGNVSGTQGSQPLTVTSNLSSPLVQAQNVIIHRTPTPIQPKPAGVLQQKLYQITPKPFGPNNTTLTIQNEAALQQQKAQQNLTFMAGKPGQNVVLSGFPQGLPANVFKQPPPQQQALSKPMSVHLLNQSSSIVIPAQHVPQAMLQGQNQFLLPGQLAGASAVQLPQQLSALPANMGGQILTTSHPGGQAHIITSQGPGGQLITNQALPAQILTNQNIAGQLNLGQVLTSQNAHGTAHILSAPIQLQPGQVGQPALFQMPVSLAGSLTTQSQPSVATSLGQTGQTVIQGVTLPNQVAMLNATENLGQAVSIQTSATSQSLGLGQPQPASGASLLPATDQSSILTVQTAAQPPAPLQLNVPPPPPPPPAQQPGTSQPSPSLASSPEKIILGQAAAGPVINQDSMQMFLQQLPAGQQKLPGASPSPSPSLPPPPLGESPQLSAAHLPQIQSPHPSRPPSQPQPLSRPPSRPHSRPPSQPQTLSRPPSEPLSRSCTPQAPVPGLYVIQNQLASSPLGGGQHPLRPPSQPPFQPPPAEPPAPTSLPVPLPTPAEAQHAPSPHFQLQFPPQGQIKPPTPTHTLHLTTEQPRNFPMVPNQFPTLPAAPNPAPQPKQILDRFQQVPQGIILQAKQQPPSSQASPALAQFSGTQGGTGTGTTAAPTHGHAPAALPPASAGITAPVPAESKTLSGVSTPISAGKGAAAPGKSGTPLAIQQPVQTKPGVISSVSGLNLAKGPLQIQVVGKGLSQLVPSVPGQGQQLYDSKLGLKKAPTLQPSKEACFLEQLHKHQGAVLHPDYKTPFRSFDDALQRLLPYHVYQGMLPSEQDCRKVDEEFEVVSTQLLKRTQAMLNKYRLLLLEESRRVSPSAEMVMIDRMFIQEEKTMLALDKQLAKEKPDEYVSSSSRLQGHPPAAAPASSSSSSSSSSGSTPTPENPKLPLAPSAPPLHPTKLVIKHSGGSPSVTWAKASPSLDGDEDALPSRSKPPIKTYEARSRIGLKLKIKQEAGLSKVVHNTALDPVHQPPAAACRVIKGPPDPPPPPPPPPPSAAAGQMNGTVDHVGAAAAAPPAEKKPVVTYCRLPLRKTYRENVDAPAAEKPDGGSNKPDRPPLPAAAAKPEDGPRGVITSRKSHDGPSGKNRPEENPKLLFLNRGDTRSLVVQPKGDDGAGGLMKELAEVEDEFYRGMIKPEPPDQELTWEVPLPPAKRRKSESFEVDNASFSSDSPQDDSLNEHLQSAIDSILNLQQPQAGAQNVRTPSSSYNSSSSPFSSPVHRTDAYLAPNHNGGLGARTLNR from the exons CTGCACGTCCAAGAGGCCTCTGGCAACCACCTGAGCACTGAGCCGAGCCAACCCACCACCAGCGTGGACCTCGATTTTTTGGAAGATGACATCCTGGGCTCGCCGGCCAGCGCCGGGGCGAACTTGCCCAACTCGGAGCAACCCTGCGACATCCTCCAGCAGAGCCTTCAAGAGGCCAATATCACCGAGCAGACGCTGGAGGCTGAGGCCGAGCTGGATCTGGGTTCTTTCCAGTTGCCCACCCTTCAGCCTGTGGTGCAGGCGGGCTCCGACGGCGCCCCGCAGATCTTTTCTGGCGGCGCCGACCTCATCGGCTTGCAGCAACCCGCCGTCCTGACGCACCAGGCTTTGGTGCAGCAGTCGGTGGGCGCCGAGGTGGTCAACAAAACCATCAGTGTTCAACCTTTCCTTCAACAAGTTGGGTTGGGCAACGTCACCATCCAACCCATCTCTAATCTTCAGGGTTTGCCCAACGGTAGCCCTGGGGGGACACTGGGCATCGGGCCTATCCAAGTAGTTGGCCAACAAGTGATGGCCATCAATCAGCCGGCCCAACAGATCATCGCCAAGCAGGTTCAGCCCTCGGGAGTGGCCACCATGCCAGTGGGCAGCTACATCACCCAAACGGCGCCCGAGCAGCAGCAGGTCACACTGGCCTCCACGGGGGTTTCTCCGCAAAACGCCGGCCTCGTCATCCAAAAGAACGTACCGACGGTGGCCACCACGACGCTCAACGGCAACTCCATGTTCGGCAACGTCTCGGGGACCCAGGGCTCCCAACCGCTCACCGTCACCTCCAACCTGAGCAGCCCTTTGGTGCAGGCCCAGAACGTCATCATCCACCGGACGCCCACCCCAATTCAACCCAAACCCGCCGGCGTCCTGCAGCAGAAGCTCTACCAGATCACCCCCAAACCCTTCGGCCCCAACAACACCACCTTGACCATCCAGAACGAAGCCGCCCTGCAGCAGCAAAAGGCCCAACAGAACTTGACCTTCATGGCCGGCAAACCCGGGCAGAACGTGGTGCTGTCGGGCTTCCCCCAGGGCCTCCCTGCCAACGTCTTCAagcagccgccgccgcagcaACAAGCCCTCAGCAAACCCATGAGCGTCCACCTGCTAAACCAGAGCAGCAGCATCGTCATCCCGGCGCAGCACGTCCCCCAGGCCATGCTGCAGGGTCAAAACCAGTTCTTGCTCCCCGGGCAACTGGCGGGGGCTTCCGCCGTGCAGCTCCCGCAGCAGCTCTCCGCCTTGCCGGCAAACATGGGGGGACAAATCCTGACCACCTCGCACCCCGGCGGGCAAGCCCACATCATCACGAGCCAAGGGCCCGGCGGGCAACTGATCACCAACCAAGCTTTGCCGGCGCAGATCCTCACCAACCAGAACATCGCCGGCCAGCTGAACCTGGGCCAGGTTCTCACCTCCCAGAACGCCCACGGCACCGCTCACATCCTCTCGGCCCCCATCCAGCTCCAACCCGGGCAAGTGGGCCAGCCGGCGCTTTTCCAGATGCCCGTTTCCTTGGCTGGCAGTTTGACCACTCAAAGCCAACCCTCCGTAGCCACTTCTTTAGGCCAAACTGGCCAAACGGTGATCCAGGGTGTGACGTTACCCAACCAGGTGGCCATGCTCAACGCCACCGAGAACCTGGGCCAGGCCGTCAGCATCCAAACCTCGGCTACTAGCCAGAGCCTGGGCCTCGGCCAGCCCCAACCGGCCTCGGGAGCCAGCTTGTTGCCCGCCACCGACCAATCCTCCATCCTCACCGTCCAAACCGCCGCTCAACCGCCCGCCCCGCTGCAGCTCAAcgtcccgccgccgcctccgccgccgcccgcccagcAGCCAGGGacttcccagcccagccccagcctggcctccAGCCCAGAGAAGATCATCCTGGGCCAGGCGGCCGCCGGACCCGTCATCAACCAGGACTCCATGCAGATGTTCCTGCAGCAG TTACCCGCAGGGCAGCAGAAGCTCCCTGGAGcctccccgtccccgtccccttcgctacctcctcctcccctggGGGAGAGCCCGCAGCTCTCGGCCGCCCACCTCCCCCAAATTCaatccccccacccctcccgtcCCCCTTCCCAACCCCAACCCCTCTCCCGCCCCCCATCCCGTCCCCACTCGCGTCCCCCTTCCCAACCTCAGACCCTCTCCCGGCCCCCCTCGGAGCCGCTTTCCCGCTCCTGCACCCCGCAAGCCCCCGTGCCGGGCCTCTACGTCATCCAAAACCAATTAGCCTCGTCCCCCCtcgggggggggcagcacccttTGCGCCCCCCCTCCCAACCCCCTTTCCAACCGCCGCCGGCGGAACCCCCCGCGCCGACATCTCTCCCCGTCCCGCTGCCGACGCCAGCGGAGGCCCAACACGCTCCTTCCCCCCATTTCCAACTGCAGTTTCCCCCCCAGGGGCAAATCAAACCCCCCACTCCCACCCACACTCTCCATTTAACCACGGAGCAACCCCGGAACTTCCCGATGGTCCCAAACCAATTCCCGACCCTCCCGGCCGCCCCCAACCCCGCTCCTCAGCCGAAGCAAATCCTGGACAGGTTCCAGCAG GTGCCGCAGGGGATCATCCTGCAAGCGaagcagcagccccccagcagccaGGCGTCCCCCGCGCTCGCCCAGTTCAGCGGCACgcagggggggacggggacggggacaaCGGCAGCCCCCACGCACGGCCACgcgcccgccgccctcccgcccgccTCCGCAG GTATTACCGCCCCGGTTCCTGCAGAGAGTAAAACCTTATCTGGCGTTTCCACCCCGATTTCTGCCGGGAAAGGGGCTGCGGCCCCGGGGAAGTCAGGAACTCCTCTCGCCATACAGCAGCCAGTTCAG ACAAAGCCCGGCGTCATCAGTTCCGTCTCGGGCCTGAACCTGGCCAAAGGGCCGCTGCAGATCCAGGTGGTGGGGAAGGGCCTGTCGCAGCTTGTGCCCTCggtccccgggcagggccagcagctg TACGACTCCAAGCTCGGCCTGAAGAAAGCCCCGACACTACAGCCCAGCAAGGAAGCTTG tttcctGGAGCAGCTGCACAAGCACCAGGGCGCGGTGCTGCACCCCGACTACAAGACGCCGTTCCGCTCCTTCGACGACGCTTTGCAGCGGCTCCTGCCCTACCACGTCTACCAGGGGATGCTCCCCTCGGAGCAGGACTGCAGGAAGG TGGACGAGGAGTTCGAAGTGGTGTCCACCCAGCTGCTAAAGCGCACGCAAGCCATGCTCAACAAGTACCGCCTGCTGCTCCTGGAGGAGTCTCGG agGGTCAGCCCTTCCGCGGAGATGGTGATGATCGACCGCATGTTCATCCAGGAGGAAAAGACCATGTTGGCGCTCGACAAGCAGCTGGCCAAGGAGAAACCAG ACGAATACGTCTCCTCGTCGTCCCGCttgcagggccacccccctgcgGCGGccccggcctcctcctcctcctcctcttcctcctcctccggctcaACCCCGACCCCCGAGAACCCGAAGCTGCCCCTggccccctccgcgccccccctgcaccccaccaAACTGGTGATCAAACACAGCGGGGGCTCCCCCTCGGTCACCTGGGCCAAGGCCTCCCCCTCGCTGGACGGCGACGAGGACGCGCTGCCCTCGCGCAGCAAACCCCCCATCAAAACCTACGAGGCGCGGAGCCGCATCGGCCTTAAGCTCAAGATTAAGCAGGAAGCCGGGCTTAGCAAAGTGGTCCACAACACCGCGCTCGACCCCGTCCACCaaccccccgccgccgcctgccgcGTCATCAAAGGCCCCCCCGatccgccccccccgccgccgccgccgccgccctcggcCGCCGCGGGGCAGATGAACGGAACCGTCGACCACGTCGGTGCCGCCGCGGCGGCTCCTCCCGCCGAGAAAAAACCCGTCGTCACCTACTGCCGCCTGCCGCTGCGCAAAACCTACCGCGAGAACGTCGACGCGCCGGCGGCCGAGAAACCCGACGGCGGCTCCAACAAACCCGacagaccccccctccccgccgccgccgccaaaCCCGAGGACGGACCCCGCGGCGTCATCACGTCGCGCAAGAGCCACGACGGCCCCTCGGGGAAGAACCGGCCGGAGGAAAACCCCAAACTCCTCTTCCTCAACCGCGGCGACACTCGGTCTTTGGTCGTCCAACCCAAAGGCGACGACGGCGCCGGCGGGTTGATGAAAGAACTGGCGGAAGTCGAGGACGAGTTTTATCGCGGGATGATTAAACCCGAACCTCCGGATCAAGAACTTACCTGGGAGGTTCCGTTGCCGCCGGCGAAACGGAGAAAATCCGAATCCTTCGAGGTGGACAACGCCAGTTTCTCCAGCGACAGCCCCCAGGACGATTCCCTCAACGAGCACCTCCAGAGCGCCATCGACAGCATCCTCAACCTGCAGCAACCTCAGGCCGGGGCCCAGAACGTCCGGACGCCTTCCTCCTCGTACAACTCCTCTTCCTCGCCCTTCTCCTCGCCCGTCCACCGGACGGACGCCTACCTTGCCCCCAATCACAACGGTGGCCTTGGCGCCAGGACGTTGAACAGATAA